DNA from Bacteroides zoogleoformans:
AATGCTTCTTCTTATGAATAACGCCTCTTCTTCGTGTAGTCTTTTTTATTAATAACAAGCCTGTTAACATTATTTTCTATTGGAAATTATTTAATAAGAGGAATTATTCTTTCCTTTGCACAGTCAAACTTTAAAAGTGAAAAGAGAAGAGTATGAAATATGTAATTGTTGGCGGTGTAGCGGGTGGAGCCACAGCTGCCGCCCGATTGAGAAGAGTGGACGAAACGGCTGATATCCTCTTATTGGAGAAAGGACCTCACATCTCGTATGCCAATTGCGGTTTACCTTATTATATAGGTGGTGTTATTGCTGAACGTGATAAGTTATTGGTACAGACACCCGAAGCATTCGGGAAACGTTTTCGCATCGACGTGCGCGTAAAGAATGAAGTGCTTGCAATCAATGCAAAGGCCAAAACCCTTACGATACGCAATGCCGACGGAAAAGAATATGAAGAAGCGTATGACAAACTGCTTTTGTCTCCGGGAGCGAATCCGGTGAAGCCTCCTTTGGAGGGCATTGATTCTGAAGGCATCTTCACACTGCGCAATGTGGAGGATACAGACCAGATCAAGGCGTATGTCACAGGTAAGCAAGTGAAGCGTGCGGTTGTTGTAGGTGCCGGTTTTATCGGTTTGGAGATGGCGGAGAATCTGCATCATGCAGGTATAGCGGTCTCTGTGGTGGAGATGGGCAATCAGGTGATGGCTCCCATCGATTTTTCTATGGCGGCGTATATCCACCAACATTTGATACAGAAAGGCGTTTCTCTGTATCTCGAAGAGGGAGTTACGCATTTTCAACGTACGGAGCAGGGCATTATCGTATATCTGAAAAGTGGGAAAACGATTGCGGCCGATATGGTACTTCTTTCCATCGGAGTGCGCCCTGCCACGGCATTGGCACAACAAGCCGGATTGAAATTGGGCGAAACCGGAGGTATCTGGGTAGATGAACATCTGGAGACTTCGGAGAAAGATATTTATGCGGTGGGCGATGCCATCGAATATCCGCATCCTCTGACAGGAAAGCCATGGCTCAATTATCTTGCCAATCCGGCCAATCGTCAGGGGCGTATCGTGGCGGATAATATGGCGTTGGGCAATACTGTTTCATACGAAGGAGCAATCGGCACCTCTATTGCCAAAGTGTTCGATATGACCGTCGCTTCTACCGGACTTGCCGCCAAACGTTTGAAACAATGGGGAATGGAGTATCAAAGCTCGGTGACGCATTCTTCCTCTCATGCCGGTTATTATCCGAATGCGTTGCCTATAACGTTGAAACTGACTTTTCATCCCCGTACCGGAAAACTTTATGGTGCGCAATGTGTGGGCTATGAAGGGGTGGACAAGCGCATTGACCAAATTGCCGGTCTCATCAAACGGGACGGTACGGTATACGACCTCATGGAGACGGAACATGCCTATGCTCCTCCTTTCTCTTCGGCCAAAGACCCCATTGCCATTGCCGGATATGTGGCGTCCAACATTGTAGGCGGCGCCATGCCGGCCATCTCTTGGCGCGAACTGCTTGAAAAGAAAGAACAGGTAGTGCTGGTCGATACACGTACTGCCGAAGAATTCTCTTTCGGCACTATTCCGGGCGCCCTCAATATTCCTTTGGATGAAATGCGCGAGCGTCTTGCCGAGATTCCGGCAGACAAGCCCGTTGTGCTTTTCTGCGCTGTGGGATTGCGCGGCTACTTGGCACAACGCATTCTGATGGGGCGTGGCTATCGGAACGTGCGTAACCTGATAGGCGGTTATAAGACCTTTTCCACGGCGGTAGCTCCGCTTCCTGCACCTACGGCTTTGTCATCGGCTACTGTTTCTTCGTCGTTCGATGTGGTTTCGGCAGAGGCTTCTTCCGTTTCGGATACAGAGAAGAAAGTTCTGAAAGTCAATGCCTGTGGTCTGCAATGTCCCGGTCCCATCATACAAGTAAAGAAAGCGATAGACAGCATTGAAATTGGCGAGCGTGTGGAGATTGTGGCGACCGATGCCGGCTTTGCCCGCGATGCTTCGGCCTGGTGTGAGACTACGGGCAACAAGTTAATCGAGAACCGTGAGGAGAAAGGACGTTATACGGTGGTTATCGAGAAAGGCGATTCCGCTTGTGCATGTTCTTCCGGCGGATATGCAGGTGGGGGCAGAGGAAAGACGCTGATTCTGTTTAGCGATGATTTGGATAAGGCGCTGGCTACTTTTGTTTTGGCAAACGGAGCGGCGACAACGGGGCAAAAAGTTTCTATCTTCTTCACGTTTTGGGGGTTGAATGTCTTGAAGAAAATGCGGAAACCTCACGTGCAAAAAGATTTCTTTGGCAAGATGTTCGGCATGATGCTTCCGTCCAGCTCCTTGAAACTGAAGCTGTCTCAAATGAACATGTTTGGTATGGGAAGCCGTATGATGCGATTCCTGATGAAACGCAAGGGAGTGGATTCTTTGGAGGCTTTGCGTAGTCAGGCGCTGATGCAAGGGGTAGAGTTCATTGCTTGTCAGATGTCTATGGATATGATGGGGATTCAGCGTGAAGAATTGCTGGAAGAAGTCACCGTAGGTGGGGTAGCCACTTATATGGAGCGTGCGGATAAGGCCAATGTGAATCTGTTTATTTAAGAAGAGCTACAATGAACGATGAAATATTATGTAAAATTCGCGATGTTTATAGAGCCATTGGCGAGTTTGAGGTGGAATTTATGCAGAAATACGATTTATCTTTAAATGAAGGTATGTTGCTGTGTACTTTGTTGGAGGTTCCTAAGCTTACTTCGGGAGAGATAGCGGAGGCATTGGGTTTATCGGCTTCCAATACTTCGAAAGTGCTTCGTGTCCTTGAGAAGAAAAAACTGATAACTCGTCTTGTAGGTAAGGAAGACAAGCGGCAGATGCGTTTCTTTTTGACAATAGAAGGACAAAATAGGATTGCTGAGATTAAGAATGCCACCTTTTGCATGCCTGACTTGTTGCAACAAGTGATTAGTCTTGTAAAATAAGTCAACCGAAGTCTAAATCTATGTACGGATGTATGAGGCAAGCACGGTATTATTCGTGATGATACGGTCCTCCGTTCAGTATGGTCATTGCCCGATAAAGTTGTTCTACAAAGATGAGGCGAACCATTTGATGTGAAAAAGTCATGCGTGACAAAGACATCTTTTCATGCGCTGTTTCATATACTTTTGGAGAGAAGCCATAAGGCCCCCCGATGACAAAGACCAGCCGTTTGTTTACGGTATTCATCTTGTGCTCCATATAGTCTGCAAACTCTATGGAGCGCATCTCTTTTCCTCCTTCGTCCAGCAATACGATTACATCACCTGGCTGGAGAGCCTTCAGGATCAATTCTCCTTCTTTCTCTTTTTGTATTTCAAAAGATAGTTTTTTGGTGTTTTTCAGTTCGGGAAGCACTTCTATTTCGAATGAAAGATAACGCTTGATGCGCAGTATATAGTCGTTGATGGCTGTTATAAAATATTGTTCTACGGTTCGCCCTACGACGAGCAGAGTCGTTTTCATATCGGTTCTGTTTTTTAATTAGTGCACAAATTTAGTGCTTTTTTATTGTATTTTGAGACAAATTCCTACCTTTGCCTATCATAAGGTTTGTTTTATTTTTCCTTTTGAAGTTTTTGCCGGCAATAAAGAAGGCTCAAAAAAGAGAATACAGGAGAAATATAAACGGCCTCTAAATACTTGTGAAAATGAAAAAATGGGTAATCTTTTTGTTGACCGGTCTCTTCATTTGGATGTCTTCGCTTATGGCACAAGATGTTCCGGAGAAAGTGATTGGAGCTTTCAAGGAAGGGAGTGCTCAGGAACTTAACAAGTATCTGGGCGATAAAGTCGATTTGAACATTCTGAATAAACAGAATTGTGTGGACAAGCAGGGAGCGAAGGAAACAATGGCCGCTTTCTTTTCCGATCATAAAGTTTGTGGCTTCACAGTGAATCATTACGGGAAGCGCGAAGACTCGGGATTTATCATTGGTACATTGGCGACAGCCGATGGAAACTTTCGGGTACATTGTTTCTTTAGAAAAGAGCAGAATAGCTATGTAATACATCAAATAAGGATAGATAACGCAAATGAATAAGGAAGAAGATTTGATTGACAGGCTGATAGACTTGTCTTTTGCTGAGGATATAGGTGATGGAGACCATACAACTCTTTCATGTATTCCTGCCACTGCAATGGGAAAATCGAAACTTTTGATTAAGGAAGCCGGTATCCTTGCCGGTATCGGGATAGCCCAAGAAGTGTTCCGTCGTTTTGACCCTACCATGAAGGTGGAGATATTCATCAATGATGGTGCCGAGGTGAAGCCGGGGGATGTGGCCATGATTGTGGAAGGAAAAATACAGTCGTTGTTGCAGACGGAGCGCTTGATGCTGAACATCATGCAGCGCATGAGTGGTATCGCTACCATGACCCATAAATATGCCGAGAAGCTGAAAGGAACTCATACCCGTGTGCTTGATACTCGTAAGACTACCCCGGGAATGCGTATCCTTGAAAAGATGGCAGTAAAGATCGGTGGTGGTGTAAATCATCGCATCGGCTTGTTTGATATGATTCTGTTGAAGGACAACCATGTGGATTTTGTCGGAGGCATCGACAAAGCTATTACTCGTGCCAAGGAATATTGCAAGGAGAAAGGCAAGAATCTGAAGATTGAGATAGAAGTACGTAACTTCGATGAACTGCAACAAGTACTTGATTTGGGAGGCGTAGACCGTATCATGTTCGATAATTTCACACCCGAAATGACGAAGAAGGCTGTAGAGATAGTGGCAGGCCGTTATGAAACGGAATCTTCCGGCGGCATCACATTTGATACGTTGCGTGACTATGCCGAGTGTGGTGTGGATTTTATCTCTGTGGGAGCGCTGACACACTCTGTTAAGGGGTTGGATATGAGTTTTAAAGCTTGTTGATGAAAGTGATAAAAGCTTTATTGTAGAAAGAAGGCTCTCATAAGGATTGCAATATGATGGCAAACTTATGAGGGCTTTTCGTCTCAATGATTTGTAAACCGCTTTTAACTTCTTTTCGGGATGATGCCAGCAAAAAAAGCTTCCTGTAACTTCTTTTCACATATAATTTTGCAGCATTCTCGGAAATGCTGCGTCTAATTAACAAACGACGCAAAGGAACGTCTGTAAAAAGCACTGACATTGGAAAACGAAATAGAACTGATAGAGGGCTGCCGGGCTGGAAAAGATTCTGCCCGAAAGGAACTCTACACACTCTATTCCAAACAGATGCTGGCGGTGTGTTATCGCTATACGGGCGATGTTGATGCGGCCCATGACGTATTGCACGATGGTTTCGTCAAGATTTTCACTCACTTTACTTTTCGTGGAGAATGTGCCTTGAGTACATGGGTGACAAAAGTGATGGTGACACAATCCATTGACTACCTACGGAGGATGCAACGTTTCAGCCGGTTGGTAATGAGTGAAGAAAATCTTCTTGATGTGCCGGACGATGCGGGCTTTACCGAAGTCGGCAATCATCTTTCGGAAGAGGAGCTGATGTCGTTCGTGGCGGAACTCCCTGATGGATGTCGTACAGTGTTCAATTTGTATGTTTTTGAGGAGAAATCGCATAAAGAAATAGCGAAACTACTCCACATCAAAGAGCATTCGTCCACTTCGCAGTTGTATCGTGCCAAATGTTTGTTAATAAAACGAATTAAAGAATATGCAGACAATGAGAGAAAATGATGAATTGACCGGTTTGTTTCGTAATCGTCTTTCCGGCGCAGAAATGCCTGTGCGGGAGGGGTTTTGGGACGAGTTGGAGGGCGAGCTGTCTTCGGCTTCTTCTAAGGGACGACTCTTTCTTTCTCCAAAATTCTATCGCATTGCGGCTGCCGCATCGATAGTTTTTGTGTTGGGAGTAGCCTCTGCCGCTTTTTGGTATTTCTCTCCTAAGGAAGAGATAAAGCAAGCCTTTACGCAAGTTGCTGCCATGACACCGGAGGCTAATTTGGCCGGAGATGTGGTACAGGAGAGTTTCCCTTCTATTCATCGGGTGGGGCCGGTAGCACAGACACCGGATGTGAAGCAAACTTCAGGTAGTGGCATGCCGATGCGATTGGCGGTGCAATCGGATGATGAATCTGTTTCCGTTCATGTATCCATTAGAATCACCCAACGGATTTATGGAAATGTCGGGCAATCGGATGAAGCTTTCTATGGTGACGGGAATCCTCTGCAGGTTGGTACGTATCATGCGAATACTACTCATGTGGATGTAGGTTCGGATATGAATCACAACGAGACTGTTGCAGAAAAGACGGAATCGGTTCCGGCTGAAACAAGGAAAAAGCATGACCGGGCGGTGAAAGTAGCTGCAGGCACTTCCCTGCCCAAAGGGAACTTTCACATGCCAATAACTACAGGTATCAGCTTGGAAACTGCTCTAAGTAAATATCTCTCTTTGGAAGTTGGGCTTCAATATAATCGTTTGGATGGAGAGCGTATATTGCATACTTTGGGAATGCCGGTTAAGCTGAACATGAGGTTGGCAAATACTCCTAAAATCGACTTATATGCTATGGTAGGTGGAGCTGCCGAGAAATGCATTGCCGGTGCGCCGGATAATGGGTTTGACGCCGAGCCGGTGCAGTTGTCGGTTGCTGCCGGAATAGGGATACGTTATAAAATGAGTGAGCGCTTTGCCTTGTTTGCCGAACCGTCCGTTTCCCATCATTTTGACACTGATTCACCAATCAGGACTTTGCGTACGGAACGACCCACAAACCTGAATCTGTTGTGTGGCGTGCGTATGACTTATTAATCTTAAATACAAAGTCAAGTATGAAAGAACTATACTGCAAATTATTGATATTCGGGCGTGATGTATTGCTCATGCTCTTTACTCTTTCTGTATTCTCTCTTTACTCTTGCAGTGAAGAAACGTTGGATTATAACCATCCGAATGTAGATTTGTTTGTCAAGCAATTGAAAACAGGCAAATATTCCACGCAAAGTCCGGATGGGTTGAGCAGTATGCCGAAGTTTACTTCCCAAGATATAGAAGGTTTGTTGAAATATGTTGAAGACCTGACTGTGATTCCTTCTTTCCCGTTGGCTCCGGTGTCCTATTCGGCAGGCGGCAAGCTTCGTTTGGGGGAGTGTATTTTGTGGACGGTAGAAACCATTCGTCTTGGACATAATGCTTCGATGGGCTGCAAGATGGTGCATACGGATGCCGAGAATTATGAAGGCATTTATTTCTTGTCTGACGATGAAGTGCTGGATGCGGCCGTCCGTTATCGTCGTTGGTGGGAAACGCGTAAATATCCGCGTACCATGTGGACCGTTGATCCATGTTATGATGAGCCGCTTTGCGGAAGCGGATACATGTGGTGGTGATTTTCAAGACTCAATAGGTATTGATTATATAGTCAGGTATTAGTAAATCAGGTTAGGTGAAAAGATTTTTATTCTGTGGGGGGCTGCTCATTGTAGTGGCCTTCCCATTCTATGCCCAAAACTGGACACCTCAAGATTCGTTGCGCTTACAGCAACTTTTGCAGGAAAAGAAGGAGATTAAGCTGAACTTGGAGGTATTGAAGGAACTGGATATCACTGTCCCGTCGGGGAATCCGAAACTCGAGAATCATAAATCGTGGATGGATTTCGATACTTCCATACCTGTAATACCGCAGGCGTCAGAGCAAACTGTAAAACTGACACTTCGTCCTTATACGGCCAATACCCGATATAATTGGGATCCTATCTATCAGAAGAAAATCAAGATAGGTAAAAACACGTGGCGGGGTGATGAATTCTATGCTCTCAAAATTCTCCGCACTCCCACTAATTGGGCAAAGTCTCCTTTGGATGCCGGCCCTCGTGAAACCGTGGAACAGATTGAAGCGAGCGGTTTGCGCTATCGAGTGACGGAGCGAGTCAACAATATGGCTGTTGGTGGATGGCAAGGTGTGTCAAGCAAGCCGTCCGGCATAGATCTGATGACTCCTTTCACCCAAGAGTTTTGGAATTTGAAAGGGCGTAAAAGGCGTGCACGTACGTTGGAGGTGTTGAAGAGCTTATCTCTTCCAGTCTTTCTTCCTCGTAAGAAAGAAGAATAGGTTGTTTACTGAACTTTCAGCTTATCTCTCTTGTTTTTTTCTATAGAAACTTTTCAAAATAGATATGAACAGAGTGACCTCTCTTTTCGGAATACAATATCCGATAATCCAAGGCGGTATGGTGTGGTGCAGTGGCTGGAGATTGGCTGCTGCCGTAAGTAATTCGGGCGGTTTAGGGTTGCTGGGTGCAGGTTCTATGCATCCTGAGACTTTGAAGGAACATATCAGGAAATGTCGTGCGGCAACTTCCTGTTCATTCGGGGTGAACATCCCTTTGATGTATCCTCAAATGGAAGAAATTATGCAGATTGTAGCAGATGAAGGAGTGAAGTTCGTATTTACTTCGGCAGGAAGTCCTAAAAAATGGACGGATTGGCTCCATCAACGTGGCATTATGGTGGCGCATGTGGTCTCTTCTTCCCGTTTTGCCATGAAAGCAGAAGAGGCGGGAGTTGATGCGATTGTAGCCGAAGGCTTTGAGGCCGGTGGCCATAATGGGAAGGAAGAAACCACCACCATGTGCCTTATCCCTGCTGTGCGTGCAGTTACCACATTGCCATTGATTGCAGCCGGAGGCATTGCTACGGGTGAGGCAATGCTTGCCGCTCGTGTTTTGGGAGCAGAAGGAGTGCAGATAGGGACTCGTTTTGCTTTGACGGCAGAAAGTTCGGCTAATGAGGCGTTCAAGAATTACTGTTTGAGCTTGGAAGAAGGCGATACTCGTTTGCTTTTAAAGAAATTGGCTCCGGTACGCTTGGTGCGTAACAATTTTCGTAGTGCCGTAGAAGCCGCCGAAGCGGCAGGTGCCACAGAAGAAGAGTTGCGTATGCTGTTAGGGCGTGGTCGTGCTAAACGGGGCATCTTTGACGGTGACCTTGAAGAGGGTGAATTGGAGATTGGGCAGGCTTCTGCGTTGCTTCAAGGCAAAAGGGTGCAATCTGTTGCGATGGTGATGCAAGAGCTGGTAGAAGAAAGCAAGCGGGCATGGGAAAAAATGCAGGCAGTACTTTAAAAGAAGGCTAAATTTATAGGGAACTACACGAATTCAACCATGAAAGATGTGCTGAACTGTGTAGTTCCATTTGATTTCTGCCTGAATCAGTCCTTTATATTGACTGTGGCTCATATCTCAGCCCGAATACATCTGCCACTGCTTTATAGGTGATTTTTCCTTCCATTATATTCAGCCCTAATGCCAATGCTGGGTCATCCTTGCAGGCTTGTCGCCATCCTTTGCATGCCAATTCCAC
Protein-coding regions in this window:
- a CDS encoding FAD-dependent oxidoreductase, coding for MKYVIVGGVAGGATAAARLRRVDETADILLLEKGPHISYANCGLPYYIGGVIAERDKLLVQTPEAFGKRFRIDVRVKNEVLAINAKAKTLTIRNADGKEYEEAYDKLLLSPGANPVKPPLEGIDSEGIFTLRNVEDTDQIKAYVTGKQVKRAVVVGAGFIGLEMAENLHHAGIAVSVVEMGNQVMAPIDFSMAAYIHQHLIQKGVSLYLEEGVTHFQRTEQGIIVYLKSGKTIAADMVLLSIGVRPATALAQQAGLKLGETGGIWVDEHLETSEKDIYAVGDAIEYPHPLTGKPWLNYLANPANRQGRIVADNMALGNTVSYEGAIGTSIAKVFDMTVASTGLAAKRLKQWGMEYQSSVTHSSSHAGYYPNALPITLKLTFHPRTGKLYGAQCVGYEGVDKRIDQIAGLIKRDGTVYDLMETEHAYAPPFSSAKDPIAIAGYVASNIVGGAMPAISWRELLEKKEQVVLVDTRTAEEFSFGTIPGALNIPLDEMRERLAEIPADKPVVLFCAVGLRGYLAQRILMGRGYRNVRNLIGGYKTFSTAVAPLPAPTALSSATVSSSFDVVSAEASSVSDTEKKVLKVNACGLQCPGPIIQVKKAIDSIEIGERVEIVATDAGFARDASAWCETTGNKLIENREEKGRYTVVIEKGDSACACSSGGYAGGGRGKTLILFSDDLDKALATFVLANGAATTGQKVSIFFTFWGLNVLKKMRKPHVQKDFFGKMFGMMLPSSSLKLKLSQMNMFGMGSRMMRFLMKRKGVDSLEALRSQALMQGVEFIACQMSMDMMGIQREELLEEVTVGGVATYMERADKANVNLFI
- a CDS encoding MarR family winged helix-turn-helix transcriptional regulator encodes the protein MNDEILCKIRDVYRAIGEFEVEFMQKYDLSLNEGMLLCTLLEVPKLTSGEIAEALGLSASNTSKVLRVLEKKKLITRLVGKEDKRQMRFFLTIEGQNRIAEIKNATFCMPDLLQQVISLVK
- the rlmH gene encoding 23S rRNA (pseudouridine(1915)-N(3))-methyltransferase RlmH, producing the protein MKTTLLVVGRTVEQYFITAINDYILRIKRYLSFEIEVLPELKNTKKLSFEIQKEKEGELILKALQPGDVIVLLDEGGKEMRSIEFADYMEHKMNTVNKRLVFVIGGPYGFSPKVYETAHEKMSLSRMTFSHQMVRLIFVEQLYRAMTILNGGPYHHE
- a CDS encoding DUF4783 domain-containing protein translates to MKKWVIFLLTGLFIWMSSLMAQDVPEKVIGAFKEGSAQELNKYLGDKVDLNILNKQNCVDKQGAKETMAAFFSDHKVCGFTVNHYGKREDSGFIIGTLATADGNFRVHCFFRKEQNSYVIHQIRIDNANE
- the nadC gene encoding carboxylating nicotinate-nucleotide diphosphorylase gives rise to the protein MNKEEDLIDRLIDLSFAEDIGDGDHTTLSCIPATAMGKSKLLIKEAGILAGIGIAQEVFRRFDPTMKVEIFINDGAEVKPGDVAMIVEGKIQSLLQTERLMLNIMQRMSGIATMTHKYAEKLKGTHTRVLDTRKTTPGMRILEKMAVKIGGGVNHRIGLFDMILLKDNHVDFVGGIDKAITRAKEYCKEKGKNLKIEIEVRNFDELQQVLDLGGVDRIMFDNFTPEMTKKAVEIVAGRYETESSGGITFDTLRDYAECGVDFISVGALTHSVKGLDMSFKAC
- a CDS encoding RNA polymerase sigma factor gives rise to the protein MENEIELIEGCRAGKDSARKELYTLYSKQMLAVCYRYTGDVDAAHDVLHDGFVKIFTHFTFRGECALSTWVTKVMVTQSIDYLRRMQRFSRLVMSEENLLDVPDDAGFTEVGNHLSEEELMSFVAELPDGCRTVFNLYVFEEKSHKEIAKLLHIKEHSSTSQLYRAKCLLIKRIKEYADNERK
- a CDS encoding porin family protein; this translates as MRENDELTGLFRNRLSGAEMPVREGFWDELEGELSSASSKGRLFLSPKFYRIAAAASIVFVLGVASAAFWYFSPKEEIKQAFTQVAAMTPEANLAGDVVQESFPSIHRVGPVAQTPDVKQTSGSGMPMRLAVQSDDESVSVHVSIRITQRIYGNVGQSDEAFYGDGNPLQVGTYHANTTHVDVGSDMNHNETVAEKTESVPAETRKKHDRAVKVAAGTSLPKGNFHMPITTGISLETALSKYLSLEVGLQYNRLDGERILHTLGMPVKLNMRLANTPKIDLYAMVGGAAEKCIAGAPDNGFDAEPVQLSVAAGIGIRYKMSERFALFAEPSVSHHFDTDSPIRTLRTERPTNLNLLCGVRMTY
- a CDS encoding DUF4943 family protein, with the protein product MKELYCKLLIFGRDVLLMLFTLSVFSLYSCSEETLDYNHPNVDLFVKQLKTGKYSTQSPDGLSSMPKFTSQDIEGLLKYVEDLTVIPSFPLAPVSYSAGGKLRLGECILWTVETIRLGHNASMGCKMVHTDAENYEGIYFLSDDEVLDAAVRYRRWWETRKYPRTMWTVDPCYDEPLCGSGYMWW
- a CDS encoding DUF4858 domain-containing protein, which encodes MKRFLFCGGLLIVVAFPFYAQNWTPQDSLRLQQLLQEKKEIKLNLEVLKELDITVPSGNPKLENHKSWMDFDTSIPVIPQASEQTVKLTLRPYTANTRYNWDPIYQKKIKIGKNTWRGDEFYALKILRTPTNWAKSPLDAGPRETVEQIEASGLRYRVTERVNNMAVGGWQGVSSKPSGIDLMTPFTQEFWNLKGRKRRARTLEVLKSLSLPVFLPRKKEE
- a CDS encoding NAD(P)H-dependent flavin oxidoreductase — protein: MNRVTSLFGIQYPIIQGGMVWCSGWRLAAAVSNSGGLGLLGAGSMHPETLKEHIRKCRAATSCSFGVNIPLMYPQMEEIMQIVADEGVKFVFTSAGSPKKWTDWLHQRGIMVAHVVSSSRFAMKAEEAGVDAIVAEGFEAGGHNGKEETTTMCLIPAVRAVTTLPLIAAGGIATGEAMLAARVLGAEGVQIGTRFALTAESSANEAFKNYCLSLEEGDTRLLLKKLAPVRLVRNNFRSAVEAAEAAGATEEELRMLLGRGRAKRGIFDGDLEEGELEIGQASALLQGKRVQSVAMVMQELVEESKRAWEKMQAVL